Proteins encoded in a region of the Osmerus mordax isolate fOsmMor3 chromosome 17, fOsmMor3.pri, whole genome shotgun sequence genome:
- the LOC136959951 gene encoding E3 ubiquitin-protein ligase TRIM39-like produces the protein MASCSSLLYEDQFQCSICLDVFTDPVSIPCGHNFCKACITKYWDNSDLCQCPMCREKFYRRPELCVNTFISEMAAQFRKSVKGKPNSQPLRPARSREVSCDICTGTKLKALKSCLVCLTSYCETHLEPHQRVAALKKHKLIDPVKNLEDRMCQKHNKLLELFCRKDQTCVCVMCMRTDHKTHDTVTLKDEYRPKKNDLGKMMAEMKQMMEERSRKVQEIKLSVETSKRDAKREISDSVQVFTALVRSIERSQAELIEGIEENQKAAEKQAEALIQDLEQEITELKRRSTELEQLSHTEDHLHLLQSFPSLSTPPHTKDWSEISVHSGLSVGAVRRAVSQLEETLNKEMEKLSDTELKRIQQYAVNVTLDPDTAYSNLILSEDGKQVRLGDRMQNLPDNPLRFCLCPCVLGKQGFSSGRFYYEVQVEGKTDGDLGVARESINRKGIIRLTPINGYWTVCLRNGDQFWALAGPSVLLSLRQKPQKVGVFVDYEEGLVSFYNVEARSHIYSFTGCTFTEKLYPYFSPCLNDGGKNSAPLIITPVTH, from the coding sequence ATGGCTTCCTGCAGCAGTCTCCTGTATGAAGATCAGTTCCAGTGTTCTAtctgtctggatgtgttcaCTGATCCTGTCTCTATTCCATGTGGACACAACTTCTGCAAAGCCTGTATCACCAAGTACTGGGACAACAGTGACCTGTGTCAATGTCCCATGTGCAGGGAGAAGTTCTATAGGAGACCCGAGCTTTGTGTCAACACTTTCATCTCTGAGATGGCTGCTCAGTTTAGGAAGTCAGTGAAAGGTAAACCCAACAGCCAACCCCTACGACCAGCCAGATCTAGGGAAGTGTCATGTGACATCTGTACAGGTACCAAGCTCAAGGCCCTGAAgtcctgtctggtgtgtctgacCTCTTACTGTGAGACTCACCTGGAGCCTCATCAGAGAGTTGCAGCCTTGAAGAAACACAAGCTGATCGACCCTGTGaagaacctggaggacaggatgtgtCAGAAGCATAACAAACTGTTAGAACTCTTCTGTAGGAAAGACcagacgtgtgtttgtgtcatgtgTATGAGAACAGACCACAAGACTCATGACACTGTCACTTTAAAGGACGAGTACAGACCAAAAAAGAATGATCTTGGGAAGATGATGGCTGAGATGAAGCAGATGATGGAAGAAAGATCTAGGAAGGTTCAGGAGATCAAACTCTCAGTAGAGACCAGCAAGAGAGatgcaaagagagagatatcagacagtgttcaggtctTCACTGCTCTGGTGCGCTCCATTGAGAGAAGCCAGGCTGAGCTCATTGAGGGGATTGAGGAGAATcagaaagcagcagagaaacaggctgaAGCGTTGATTCAAGATCTGGAGCAGGAGATCACtgagctgaagaggagaagcactgagctggagcagctctcacacactgaggaccacctccacctgctccagagctTCCCATCCCtgagcacccctccacacaccaaggactggtctgagatcagtgtCCACAGTGGTCTGAGTGTTGGGGCAGTGAGGAGAGCTGTGTctcagctggaggagacactcaataaagagatggagaagctgTCTGACACTGAACTGAAGAGGATTCAGCAGTATGCAGTGAATGTGACTCTGGACCCTGATACAGCATATTCCAACCTTatcttgtctgaagatgggAAACAAGTGAGACTTGGAGACAGAATGCAGAATCTCCCTGACAACCCATtgaggttttgtctttgtcccTGTGTCCTGGGAAAGCAGGGCTTCTCCTCAGGGAGGTTCTACTATgaggtgcaggttgaggggaagaCTGACGGGGATCTGGGAGTGGCCAGAGAGTCCATCAACAGGAAGGGGATCATCAGACTGACCCCTATTAATGGATACTGGACTGTATGTCTGAGGAATGGAGATCAATTCTGGGCTCTGGCtggcccctctgtcctcctctccctgagacagaagccccagaaggtgggggtgtttgtggactATGAGGAGGGTCTGGTCTCCTTTTACAATGTGGAGGCCAGGTCTCATATCTACTCTTTCACTGGCTGCACCTTCACTGAGAAACTCTATCCATACTTCAGTCCCTGTCTGAATGATGGAGGTAAAAACTCTGCCCCTCTGATCATCACTCCTGTCACACATTGA